The Brassica napus cultivar Da-Ae chromosome A2 unlocalized genomic scaffold, Da-Ae chrA02_Random_6, whole genome shotgun sequence genomic interval AACATAAAAGGATCTATAGTTGTGTTTCGCTATGTGAAGGACCTGTTcggttttggaaaaaaatgtgCTACATGACATCATAACTAACatgtataattttacataacATGATAATTAAGAATGAGCGTGAATTTGATGCACCAACTGAACTTGGAAGAGAAGCTACACCTCCATATATCAAAATTACATAAGATGAAAATgtctgatttcaaaattttcttgttcgatttaggaatatcaaagataaagaagcttATGTTTCATTACGAAATGTATTAGTTGATCATTGTGAGAAAATATTCAAATGCCACTATTAAAACAACTTATATAttgtctttattttatttttatgattcttgtactttttaataataacgtttaatttaaataatttttaaagaatttttgtaaacataaatattgggttaattagtaattttttaaatattatgtattattaacaatttaataaaatatattatttttggagtagaaaatggagtaatacattggagtaaaacttTACTCCATTTTGGGTGTTGCACcattttgaagtaaaatatagagtaaaatacattggagatgctcttagggtATCCACTTCagcatttcatttattttggtgGGACTCATCTTatgcttttgttttaatatattatctattcgTAAAAACTTACAATTAATATCACTTAGTACAGCGGTTTACACATCTTTAAAAATGCTAACACACGGTTCAAATAGGAACCATGGGtgttttacatgtttttatgattaagtttaattaaaatcaattatgaGTTTACATTCTCATCTTTAGACTTTAAAGTTTTCTGCAATATTGACTCTAACGACTCATAATTTTTCACgagttatatattaatttctttgttttttttattttcatgaaAACATCATGAATCTTTATATCTACTATTCGATTATAGGATGAAACgattaaaaactaatttttttttaaatcctgaTTTTCAGACCGAATCAGTCTAAATCATCATTGGTGCCGAGTTACGTTTTTCAGGCGATTTTACAGCCCTCGGCAGTGAGTTTTGAACAGGGCTGTGTAATGAATTAATGGTTGTTAGGTCATTTTAATTAACTCGCTGTCTATCGCACCCAATTTCTACGTAAGCCTTAAAAGGTAAGGCTGATGCGTCAGACATACCCCAAGAAGCCTCCTAATCGTCTACTCTTTTTCACCGTCTCTAAGCTAGGGCCTAGGGTTTTCCCACTTCGTCGTTTAACTCTCACCTCTGATGATAAACCATTACACTCTAAATTGCTCTATTCAGTGTCGCATATCATTGAAACTCTTTAAATTGATAGAATTTCATAGTACTAcagaaaacttgattaatataatttttctttgttgtttgtTCTACTTTCCGAAGTTGTCCACTAAGACTTGTACGTCATGAAGGGATTCACTAATTTTCCAGACTTCAAATCCGAATTAGAACACATTGGTAGTTTCAAGGAGGAGGTGAACAAAATTGTTTACACAACCGACAACTAcaagaacaaccaatgaaaaagaAACACAGCTTCTTGGACGGACTAAAAGAGTTCTCGCATATACCTTAGAGGAGCTCatggaaattcatttttttatttttgttaaaagatCTCGCCTTGACCATATTTATAGGGTTATGTATATTCTCTTGCTCTATGTCTAATAAAAGGTTTCACTATTGTTTGGGTTTCTCTAAGctattgtaaataattattttcttatacttGCATAGTTTGCCGATTTACTGGATAGCTAATGGGGATGACAATTAGTCAGCGTATCAGATGTTGAATCTCAACGGATATATGGGTCTCTGTCCGATATATTCATGGGAAAAATATTGCTAGAAATCGAATTCATGAAGATAAatcgaaattttttttagacatccacacaaaaatatgaaatatcaacacataaaatatgaaatatcaaCACATAAGAAATCACCGGTTATTCTTATATCAACCTAAtcaatctattataatatagattatatacAAAGATTATATACAACATgggaaaacaaaagttaaaaaaaaaagatcccaTACATAAGACTATACAATGCCATCAATAATGTATCCGGCTCCGCGGAGGCTATACCAACTAGTTGAACTTGAATCAAATGATTCAGATAATTAAAAACAGAGCAGTACATGTTCGTATAAACCGGGattaaaacaagaatcaaaccgGTCAATAATTACTGCTAAGTAGCCGtttacttgtatttttaaaacgACAAAAACAGATTAAGTAAAAACAGAGCCatgaatgagagagagagggaagaagAAGCAGAGCAATCGGCGCATTAATGGCGAAAACAAATGCCATTAATAGTTTTCTTCTTTCATCTTCCTCTACATTTATTGCTCCTCTCTCCCTCTCGGACTCTCTTTGTTCTACGTGCAATACAATCCAGAGCCATTGAATTGATGTCAGGccgttaaattttcaaaaaaaaggaacACGACGAACATACACAAACCCATAACTCGATTTATCACCTTTCACTAATCTATGATCAAATCCTTAACATGGGTTTATCTAAAGATACGACCTTTAATCATGGGTTCGATCTGATTTTGATTCTAACTCAAGTTCCATCAGAGACTTCTTCTCTTGCCCTTCAGTTCCTAGCGAGCTTGGAGCAGAACAAGAAGATGTGTTGGATCCATTGAACGGCGATAACGGTTTAGGTGGAGGAGCTGAGCAAACTGGAATCACCGATCTCATATGAACAGATGGAGCAAGTTTCTGATGGTTTAACCCAAAACCTCCAGCAAACATCTCGGGGAATGGAAGAAGTTTACTATAACAGTTTCTTCTCTCCATTGATGATAAAGGAAACGACTTTATTATCATCTCTGGTTTTGCATCATCTGGGCTCCTCTGTTTTAGCCCTGCCTGTTCTTGAGACTTCTCTAGCAAGGATTTGACTTTCGATTGTTGTTGGAGATTGTTGTTGAAGGCCAGAGTCTCGGTGGTAGTAGTGTTTGGTGGTGTTTCAGTGATGATGGTGAAGCTTCATTGGTATATGGATTAATCATTCTGAGCTTCTCACACAACATGTCTCTTGTGTCATGTCGGATTGCTCTTCTCCTTGAGTGATGTTGTTCTCTTCTTCTACCTTCTTTGGGTCTAAATCTTGAGAGGACTCTTGCAACtacctctctttctttctcttcaccTCTTTGAGAGTCCAAGCTTGTTGGCACTGTGTAACACACATGATAGACATTAACAAATggatttaaaaagttttaaatttggaGGTAATTAATATTAGCTAACTTTTTCTCAAGGAGAACCAAGCTGCAATAGCAGCGTTCTTCTCAGCTTGCTTCTTAGTCTTTGCTGATTCTCCATTAAATCTCATCCCAGCAAGCTCCACAGTGCAAGAGAACGTTGGAACATGACCAGGTCCTGATCTCACACTTGTGTAAACCGGTAGATCAAGACCAGCTCTATGCGCCGTCTCTTGAAGCAGATTCTTGTAGATCCCAGTCTCATCCTTTGAGAACAAACCAAAAACATCATGAGACTTTGAAAATAAGAAAGATGGTGAAGTCAGAGAAAAGACTTACAAGAACTCTAGCAGTTAGAGACTTTGAAGGACCTTTTGAAGAGAGAGCACTGAGAGCAACTTCAGCAGCTGAATGCTCAGCTTGTCTGAGAGTGGAACAATAAGTAGGGCTTTCAAATATTTCACCGTTGAAGTTTACACAAGCTTTGAATCTTGGAGCATGATCTGGTCCTTCTCTTGTGCAGGTATATGATGGGAGGCTGAAACAGCTTCTCTGTGCTAGCTCTTGCAACTGATTCTTGTACATACTTTTCTTTGGCCTGAGTGATAAGGgttgagaagaagatgaaagagtaGTAGACAACTCTAAATCAAACCCACCTGCTTAAATTGGTATTTAAGATTTGGTGCCTCTTTATAAATGAACCAAAGAGATTGTCTCTATTATGTAATGGACCAACTTGTTAAATTGCCattgtaaaatttttttttggtgtaatgaGTGTTTGAATGAGAAAAAAAGCTTTATGGCCTCTGATGTTTTaagtgaattttaaaaatgaaaagaatcGTTTCAGAGTTTTTTAGAGTTCTCTATCACATGGTGGTTAGTAAGGCTCGTAATAAAGGAGGAGCAGAGGCTACTTAATGATAATAGTGACATTCAGTCAGTTGAACTATGGTCCATGACTCCAtgttatttgtatatatgtacatatatgtcTCTGTACATAACACTGAGGAAAATCTTATTGACTCTCTTGAAAGATCCTGTATTTATGATCTGATATATCTGTtagatttttcattttcatgaaGTTAGTTTGATCTTCATGATTCAAGGGTTTTTTTTCAAGTGCAAAGTGATTTCCATATATTTGTAAGATGATTCCAAAAGGCTATTTTCACATAACTCAAGGCTTTAATTATTGATTTGGACATTTTCTTAGACTATCTTTGACTCAGCAGAGACCTCAACACACTCTTCTTCTGTAACCTTATCTTATAATTAGGAGGAGCATTACTGCATTTGGGTTCTTACGCATTAATTGCAGAGCCATGCTTCAAATGAAGGACTATATTAATATGGTTCTGTCTTCTGGTCCACATGTCTTAATAATTCAGTTGCAGCTTCTTGATGATAAGATAAGAAAGAAactagttttgtttgttttaacgTAAAACATATGTCTCTGGTTAAATGTATAAACACATCTAAAACAAGAACAGTCTGAACAATCCACAAGAAGCTCACTCATACAAACAGGTAAATACAACACACCACACCACACCAATTCAACCTTTTTTGCTTACCACAACAAACCCAACACAAAAACACTTTCCACATTAAGAACATTGCTACTTCTTTTGCCTCAACAAACCACAAGCCTGCATAAAACTGATTTTAAGCTGAATAATCCAACAAATGTTCAGCTTTGTTCTGTCTTCCTTCCGTGCTAAATCTTGTATCTGAACTATGTAGGCCGGTTCTCAGTCACTAGACCACTTCCACTGCTGCTTCCTCCACCGTTCTGGTTTTGCTCTCCTCCCACTCTAGCTGCTAAGGCCATAACTTCTGGGGACATATCCCAGCTCCCGCTTTTCCTTCCCCAGCTTGAGCGCCTCGGGTGCATACTCGGCCTATCACTCTGTTCATCAACCGTCGTCCTAACATCTGGAGAAAGCTCTCCCAACTCACCGTCCTTAACATGTAGCCTCTCATTATTACCATCTTTGCCATCACCATGTTCTGACATTGCTGAACCCATGTCAGCCCAAACAGCCTTCCTTCCCATTTCAATGTCATCACTGGCTTTACCCATGTTTGGACTCATGAAACCCCCCGCTACAGATCTAGGAGGCAATGGAGGTTCACGATGAACCATGGCTCTAAAGTCGTTCTTTGAAGGAGGGATAGCAGAACAAAACGTTTCTTTGAAGTTGTTAACCACTCCCTTGTTGTGTGGGTTGCTTCTCCGGTCATATCTGTATCTGAAATTCTCATATGTAGTCTGCAAGAACAAAGGGTTTTCAAAGGTTACAACGTTTCCAAGGAGGATGAGGATTGGATTGGTAGCAATATTACCTGGTTTGTGCTGATGAGATATAGATGGAAAGCTGTCAAGCCACCAACGAACCACATCGATATGAATGTGTAGAGTATCAATACAATAGAGGCAGGAGTTTTGAGCATTGCCTTCCAAATGGTTGTATGCTCTGACTCAGTGATCTTCCTTATATAGACCCAGCAGAAGGCAAACACATATATACAGAGAAGTGTCGTGGAGAAGACAAACATGAAGAAGAATCTGTAGTTCCTCTGCAACAACCACCAGAACATGAGATAGTTTTTATGAGAACAGTCTTTAAGTTTGGACTGTGACTTACTCGCCCATACATTGGCCAACCCAAGGGCAGTGATGGTCAAACTTTTCAACGCAGTTGTTACAAATAGAGCAGTGGGAACAGCGAGGAGGCCTATAGAGCATGCAAGTGTCACAGTACTTGACCTTAAACGTAACCCCATCAACCTCTACTTCCTTAATGCGAGGGAGTCTCAGCTGAGGAGTCTGGCCAGCTCCTGCATCCACGTTGCTGTTGTCAAGAGGTTCAGGCTCAGGAGGATGAGCGTTTCTAGGGATGATTCCTGGATCTCTTCCGGATGTAAGCAGCAGAAGAATCAAATCCTGAAGGAAAAAGATGTGCATGCTTTTATCATTACAACATCTTCAATGCAAAGAGAGGAAAAAGTATTACTTACATAAATGGTGAAGACGACGGCGACAGATACTATAGATACTCCCCAGTTATCAGAGAAGTCATCCATTAGCTTCCTGGCGACAAAGATGCAGAAGATTGTAACAGGGACAGCGATGAGACATATTGTTAGGGCCAGTGATCTCACGTCTGGTCCGAATACAAATCTTCCCTGAAGAAAgaatttctgaaaaaaaaacggagaaaacaaaaatgtaaagtTTCATAAAAAAACTGGAGGAAGAATCAAACTGATGACTTGAGTTTATTACACAGGAGTCATGTACTAACTAACCACTAGAGGTAGTGTTTACTATCTATAACAAGAGAAGAAGCCAGGGATTAACGAGTTTATGGTTATGATTCTAATATCGAAAATGAAATAGGTTTGTTAAGCATTCAGTTAAGCAAAAAAGAGAAAGTGATTTTCAGTAAAACTGCTATAAATAGACATCAGTTATATAATCAACCTATGTAACACATTGAAGCTAACACTaatcaaattaaactaaaatgcCCCATAAATAGGGTAATTACATCAAAAAAAGCTTACGCCACCATTGAAAACGACATGAAAACATAGGATCCTCGACAAAACACTTGTTTgcttaaaaagtaaaaacacgAATAAAAAACAAAGTTCCAATTTTGAATATAGATAGAATAGCAAACAAAGCAACTAAGCAAGAGaagatgaaaatataaattcaaataacagagagaggagaagaaggaCAAACATTGCTGCCTTTCCAAGTTTGGTAAACCGTAAATCAGAGTTGGATCCCGAATCGGATCGGGAGGCGGAGGCACTAcatacatctctctctcttcaatcCTCAACCCctcaatttctatttttttctatttaaaaaaaaaaacaaaagagatggTAAACTCCGGCGAATTGATTCTTTAGATTCCGGCGAAGAAAGCCGACAAGGTCACGAGTAAGCCAGCGATGATAAAAGaagctctcttttttttttttttctcctccaaGTAAGTCTAATGGTGGGTTCCCTCCCCCACGCTTTTTTTActtcttcctttttcttttaatcCCACTATATAAAAGCTACTAATTTTGGATGTTATAAAGGATGCCACATAGGCAAAATATTCTCAGCCATTCATTCTGCCACGTCACTGATAACCCAGACCAACAAATCGTAATTGCAGCCCAGCCCGTTAACCGGTTTCGCTCACGAAATTGCTGTCTCCGTCTCTTTGCTGTTGGGCCAGATTAAAAAATTTTCCAGCCCATCCCATTACTTATTTCAACTgtcaaactattttcttttgcattttctattatttcagacaattttttatttcaactgTTTTCTATAACAATGTGCAAACCGCCTAAGTTCCCTTTGATCTTAAAATAGTACGCCCAAGATAACAAAACCCCCTCATTTCACACACAGTCCCTgtaaatttctataaaaaactaaattctACTATCAAACCCACCCAACAAATTTACTACTACCACCTATAATTATGGCCCGGCCTacttaaactttaaaaaaaaaccatgacaatacttaaaaaaaaacacaccctAACTATGttcacttcaaaaaaaaaaatttaaacaaaattgccaaaaaaatactaattctcATTCTTATCTATGTAGCACATGCaccacaagatcaaagcaattaggACAACACTCTCGAACCTCATCCAATAATCGTTAGGATCCTTAGGGTCTGGCCcatcacaaatcacaaaaataaagatGCTTTCCTAGGGACAACTTTCATATGTCTTGACATCCAGGTTTgtctaaaattcat includes:
- the LOC106402147 gene encoding LOW QUALITY PROTEIN: double-stranded RNA-binding protein 3 (The sequence of the model RefSeq protein was modified relative to this genomic sequence to represent the inferred CDS: inserted 1 base in 1 codon) — encoded protein: MYKNQLQELAQRSCFSLPSYTCTREGPDHAPRFKACVNFNGEIFESPTYCSTLRQAEHSAAEVALSALSSKGPSKSLTARVLDETGIYKNLLQETAHRAGLDLPVYTSVRSGPGHVPTFSCTVELAGMRFNGESAKTKKQAEKNAAIAAWFSLRKMPTSLDSQRGEEKEREVVARVLSRFRPKEGRRREQHHSRRRAIRHDTRDMLCEKLRMINPYTNEASPSSLKHHQTLLPPRLWPSTTXLQQQSKVKSLLEKSQEQAGLKQRSPDDAKPEMIIKSFPLSSMERRNCYSKLLPFPEMFAGGFGLNHQKLAPSVHMRSVIPVCSAPPPKPLSPFNGSNTSSCSAPSSLGTEGQEKKSLMELELESKSDRTHD
- the LOC106402139 gene encoding LOW QUALITY PROTEIN: probable protein S-acyltransferase 7 (The sequence of the model RefSeq protein was modified relative to this genomic sequence to represent the inferred CDS: inserted 2 bases in 2 codons; substituted 1 base at 1 genomic stop codon); protein product: MYVVPPPXRSDSGSNSDLRXYQTWKGSNKFFLQGRFVFGPDVRSLALTICLIAVPVTIFCIFVARKLMDDFSDNWGVSIVSVAVVFTIYDLILLLLTSGRDPGIIPRNAHPPEPEPLDNSNVDAGAGQTPQLRLPRIKEVEVDGVTFKVKYCDTCMLYRPPRCSHCSICNNCVEKFDHHCPWVGQCMGEXVTRNYRFFFMFVFSTTLLCIYVFAFCWVYIRKITESEHTTIWKAMLKTPASIVLILYTFISMWFVGGLTAFHLYLISTNQTTYENFRYRYDRRSNPHNKGVVNNFKETFCSAIPPSKNDFRAMVHREPPLPPRSVAGGFMSPNMGKASDDIEMGRKAVWADMGSAMSEHGDGKDGNNERLHVKDGELGELSPDVRTTVDEQSDRPSMHPRRSSWGRKSGSWDMSPEVMALAARVGGEQNQNGGGSSSGSGLVTENRPT